The Bacillus sp. FJAT-27916 genomic interval CGTTAAATGACTTGGCGAATATCTTTAATATCTTCCAGTCAGCTGTTGCGGGGGCAGAGCGTGTATTCCAGGTTATTGATGAACCGGAAGAGGTGGTCGATAAACCAAAAGCCATTTCGCTCACACAGGCAAAAGGAGAGGTTCGCTTTGAACATGTAAGCTTCGGCTACAAAAAAGAATCGCCAATCCTTAATGACATCAGCTTCGCAGCAAAGACCGGAAGTCATATCGCGCTCGTCGGTCCGACCGGTGCCGGTAAAACGACCATCATCAATTTGCTGACACGCTTCTATGATGTCGAATCAGGCCGAATCACGATTGATGGAACCGACATACGCGATTTCACCAGGGAGAGTCTGCGCAATACATTCGGCATCGTTCTGCAGGATACGTATTTGTTCACAGGAACCATCAAGGATAATATTAAATACGGCCGTCTTGACGCGACAGATGATGAAGTCGTGGAGGCAGCCAAAATGGCCAATGCCCATTATTTCATTACACGGCTGCCTGATGGATATGAAACCATGCTCTCAGAAAGCGGCGGGAATCTGAGCCAGGGACAAAGGCAGCTGCTCGCCATTGCGAGAGCCATTCTCTCTGACCCAGCCATTCTCATTCTCGATGAAGCCACGAGCAGTGTCGATACGCGAACCGAGCTCGCCATTCAAAATGCCATGCGCAAAGTTATGGAGGGCAGAACAAGCTTCATGATTGCCCACCGGCTATCCACCATCCGTGAAGCCGACACAATCATGGTCATTGATGACGGCCAGATCAAAGAACAAGGCAGCCACCAAGAGCTGATCGCCCAAAATGGCCAATACCGGCATATGTATGAGAGTCAGTTTAAGAATGTGCAAACATCCTGAGACGCATGCTCCTGTGAAGGGGGTGTGCGTCTTTTTTCGGGCGTGACAAAGCCTATCTTTGTCCCATGCCTATCCCATCTATCCCGGTCGAAGCCTGTGAGAAGTGTGGGGAGCGTGTCAATCCCCATACCTGACCCATGTCTATTCCGTCTCCCCGCCAATGCCTAGGAAAAGCAAAAGGAATCATGCCGCCATCTCGCTGCCTGCCCTATCCATCCACAGATAAAAAAATTACAATGAAAACAAACGCTTTCACCCCAATGATGTAAACGGTTACAACAAATTCTGAATAAACTAAATTATCAAATAATTATGAAAAATCGGTTGACCTTTTATCTGGAAGGTCGTATCATAAGTTTCAACAACAATGTTCCTTGAATTTGGAAAGGCGAGAGACCTATTCCAATTAAGTATATATGTGTTAAAACAATGAAGAGGATAAGTAGTAGATGGGGTGAACAGATACAGAGAGCCGGGGTGCTGAGAGCCGGTGCTGTTTCCATTTATGAACTCACCTTGGAGTGCCTGTGTGAACAGTTGAGTAATACAGGCCGGGTTTTATAACCAAAACCCGTTATCAAAACAGTCGAGTGCATGGCATCTTTTTCGGGCCATGAATGAGGGTGGTACCATGGAGAGGAGATAAGCCTTTTCATCCCTTGCGTTTCATTCAAGAAACGTCAGGGATGAGGAGGCTTTTTTTATTCTCCAATATATCAAGTCTGGCGGGTAAGCCTATCACAAATCGGGAGGGAGATTCCATGATGGAAAAAGCAGCTCTTGCTGAAAAGGAAGTGCAGTCTAACGCGAGAATCAGCGGAGCCGAGATGTTGATCAATGCATTGAAGAGGCAGGAAGTGGAAGTATTGTTTGGTTATCCGGGAGGAGCCGTTTTACCCATTTACGATTCTCTCTATCATGCGGGATTGAAACATGTGTTATCCCGTCATGAGCAAGGGGCCATACATGCAGCGGAAGGATATGCAAGGATAAGCGGCAAGCCGGGAGTCGTGATAGCGACTTCAGGTCCTGGTGCAACGAATCTGGTTACAGGCATTACAGATGCGATGATGGATTCTTTACCTCTTGTTATTTTCACCGGTCAGGTAGGTACGGGCGTGATTGGAACAGATGCTTTCCAGGAGGCAGATATTGTAGGGATTACCACTCCGGTAACGAAACATAATTATCAAATCCGGGATACGAAAGATATTCCTCGAATTGTGAAGGAGGCATTTTATATTGCTTCATCGGGCAGACCCGGCCCCGTCTTGATTGATATACCGAAAGATATAGCGACACTTGAGGCAGAGGAGACCGAGCCGGAGAGCATCTCGCTTCCGGGTTATCAGCCGACAACAGAACCGAATTATTTGCAAATTAGACGTCTTGTCGAGTCTGTCAGCTCAAGCAAGAAACCGCTTATCTTAGCGGGTGCGGGTGTCTTGCATGCAAAGGCTTCTAAGCAATTAGTCGAATTTGCGGAGCAGCAGCAAATTCCAGTCGTCAATACATTGCTTGGTCTTGGTACCTTCCCGCCCGAGCATCCGCTCTATATTGGAATGGGCGGCATGCATGGCATTTATGCGGCAAATATGGCGATGTATGAATGTGACCTTCTCATCAATATCGGAGCCCGTTTTGATGATCGGCTGACAGGTAATCTATCGCGATTTGCTCCATATGCAACGGTAGCACATATCGATATAGACCCGGCAGAGATTGGCAAAAATGTCCCAACTGCCATTCCAGTCGTAGGGGATGCCAAGCAAGCTCTAATTCAGCTTATTAAGCAAAATGGCAAGCGTTCTGAAAGTGAGCCTTGGAGAAAGCAGATTAGATCCTGGCTTGATGAGGCTCCTTATCATTATGAGAATGAAGAGGAGAAAGGCTTGAAGCCGCAACGGGTAATGGAGCTGATTTATGAGCATAGCCGCGGGGATGCCATTGTGACAACAGATGTCGGTCAGCATCAAATGTGGGCAGCACAATATTATCCGTTCAAGCGGCCGAATGCATGGGTGACCTCAGGAGGGCTCGGTACGATGGGCTTTGGATTACCGGCAGCTATCGGTGCTCAAATGGCCGAACCGGATGATCTGGTTATCTCCGTCAATGGAGACGGCGGTGTCCAGATGTCGATTCAGGAGCTTGGTGTCATTGCAGAGCAGAATCTCCCGATTAAAATCATTATTTTGAATAACGGCTCGCTTGGAATGGTTCGGCAATGGCAGGAAATCTTCTATGAATCCAGGTACTCACAAAGTGTTTTTGCCTCACAGCCATCCTTCAGCAAGCTAGCCGAAGCCTATGGGATTAAAGGGATTGACGCAAGGACAGAGGAAGAAGTGAAGCAGGCCTTCGCAGAAGAATTCCCTCAGCATAAACCGGTTCTTATCAATGTGTATGTTGAGCCGGGAGAGAATGTTTACCCGATGATTGCTCCAGGCAAGGGAATCAATGAGATGGTGGGAGTGAAGAAGAGATGAGACGAATCATCACGCTGACCGTTATGAACAGGCCTGGTGTATTAAACCGAATCACGAACCTGTTCTCAAAGCGGAATTACAATATTGAGAGCATCACGGTCGGACATTCTGAGGTGGAAAACAGGTCGAGAATCACATGTGTTGTCAATGTCGAAAGCGTCCAGATTGCTGAACAAATTACGAAGCAGCTGAATAAGCAGATAGACGTCATTAAAGTGCAGGATATTACCGATCAATCTGTGGTCGCACGGGAGCTCGCATTAGTTAAGGTAGCGGTGCTGCCGGCAACAAGAAGTGAAATTTACTCACTGATTGAGCCGTTCCGGGCGTCCATCATTGATATCGGCAAGGACAGTCTCGTTATTCAAATTACAGGGGAGACGAATAAGATAGAAGCTTTCTTGGAGCTGATTAAGCCTTATGGCATTAAAGAGATCGCTAGAACAGGCACAACCGCCTTTACACGCGGTACCCAGCCTGCAGGATTAGGAAATCGCAATTATTCTATCGTCTAATAATGAAAGGGAGAGATTACTTATGGCAAAAATGTATTATCAAAATGAAGCAAATGAAGCGGTATTAAAAGGCAAGAAAATCGCTATCGTCGGATATGGCTCACAAGGGCATGCTCATGCGCAGAACCTTAGGGACAGCGGAATGGATGTCGTCATCGGGTTAAGACAAGGGAAATCATGGGATCAAGCAGCAGAGGATGGGTTTGATGTGAAATCTGTCAGAGAAGCGAGTGAGGAAGCGGATGTCATTATGATTCTCCTGCCGGATGAGCATCAAACGAAGGTGTACAAAGCTGAGATTGAACCGGTATTGCATGAAGGGCATACGTTGATGTTCGCCCACGGATTTAACGTACATTATCACCAAATTGTCCCTCCTTCCTATGTTGATGTATCGCTGGTTGCACCTAAAGGACCTGGACACTTAGTCAGAAGAACCTATGAGCAGGGAGCAGGTGTGCCGGCATTGTTCGCGATTCATCAGGATGTTTCAGGTGAGGCGAGTGAAGTTGCGCTTGCCTATGCAAAGGGAATTGGTGCATTACGAGCAGGAGCGCTTGAGACATCCTTTAAGGAAGAAACGGAAACAGATCTATTTGGGGAACAGGCTGTATTATGCGGAGGATTAACCTCTCTTGTAAAGGCAGGTTTTGAAACATTAACTGAGGCAG includes:
- the ilvB gene encoding acetolactate synthase large subunit → MMEKAALAEKEVQSNARISGAEMLINALKRQEVEVLFGYPGGAVLPIYDSLYHAGLKHVLSRHEQGAIHAAEGYARISGKPGVVIATSGPGATNLVTGITDAMMDSLPLVIFTGQVGTGVIGTDAFQEADIVGITTPVTKHNYQIRDTKDIPRIVKEAFYIASSGRPGPVLIDIPKDIATLEAEETEPESISLPGYQPTTEPNYLQIRRLVESVSSSKKPLILAGAGVLHAKASKQLVEFAEQQQIPVVNTLLGLGTFPPEHPLYIGMGGMHGIYAANMAMYECDLLINIGARFDDRLTGNLSRFAPYATVAHIDIDPAEIGKNVPTAIPVVGDAKQALIQLIKQNGKRSESEPWRKQIRSWLDEAPYHYENEEEKGLKPQRVMELIYEHSRGDAIVTTDVGQHQMWAAQYYPFKRPNAWVTSGGLGTMGFGLPAAIGAQMAEPDDLVISVNGDGGVQMSIQELGVIAEQNLPIKIIILNNGSLGMVRQWQEIFYESRYSQSVFASQPSFSKLAEAYGIKGIDARTEEEVKQAFAEEFPQHKPVLINVYVEPGENVYPMIAPGKGINEMVGVKKR
- the ilvC gene encoding ketol-acid reductoisomerase, whose protein sequence is MAKMYYQNEANEAVLKGKKIAIVGYGSQGHAHAQNLRDSGMDVVIGLRQGKSWDQAAEDGFDVKSVREASEEADVIMILLPDEHQTKVYKAEIEPVLHEGHTLMFAHGFNVHYHQIVPPSYVDVSLVAPKGPGHLVRRTYEQGAGVPALFAIHQDVSGEASEVALAYAKGIGALRAGALETSFKEETETDLFGEQAVLCGGLTSLVKAGFETLTEAGYQPELAYFECLHELKLIVDLMYEGGMAGMRYSISDTAQWGDFVSGPRVVGLQVKEEMKQVLKEIQNGTFAKGWLVENQVNRPVFNATQAQENEHPIEQVGRELRQMMPFINEQQKKQKEVVTSAKN
- the ilvN gene encoding acetolactate synthase small subunit, whose product is MRRIITLTVMNRPGVLNRITNLFSKRNYNIESITVGHSEVENRSRITCVVNVESVQIAEQITKQLNKQIDVIKVQDITDQSVVARELALVKVAVLPATRSEIYSLIEPFRASIIDIGKDSLVIQITGETNKIEAFLELIKPYGIKEIARTGTTAFTRGTQPAGLGNRNYSIV